From the Winogradskyella forsetii genome, the window GGCTAATAATAAATTCAAGGATTTAATCATAGCCATTTATTCTACATCGTCCTCAGAAGAGGATGTAGAAGAAACTTTTGTTTTGGGAGCCAATATCTACATTAAAAAACCCAATGATTTCGAAAAATTAAAAAAAATACTTTCCGAAGTGGTAACCACAAATTGGCAGTATCACACTAATGGTTTAAATAAAGAAAACTTTTTATTACGTCTCTAAACTATGTCATTAGCTCCTAGTAAACTTTTAAAGATTGTATTTGGCGCAGGACTCTTCGTTATACTATGCATAGGAGGATTTACTTATAAGCACATTAAGTCACTTTCTGAAACGTCTGAAAATGTTAACGAGACGTTCACCCTGAGAATTGAGTTAGAAAATATAATATCAAATCTTAAAGATGCAGAAATAGGACATCGAGGATTTTTGCTAACACATGATTCTTTGTTTTTGAAGCCCTACCAAGAAAGCCTTCAAAAAATTAACTCTAATCTTATTAAGTTAGATACTCTAATAATAACTAAGAAAGAACAAAGGGAAAACCTTGATAATTTAAAAATAGACATATCAAAGCGGTTCGCAGTATTTAATAAATCTTTAAATATTGCAGATGATAAAGCTATCCTCAGTCAAGAATTATTGTTACTGTTGCATGAAGGGAAAATTAGAATGGATCGCATCCGAGAGGATATCTCTGTTATGCTAGATTTTGAAAATAAATTATTGATTGAAAATCAGAGAAAGAATCAAAAAGCAATTGGTATAACACCATTATTCTTTTATGGGATATTGATTATAACATTGGTGATTTTGCTAATGGCTTACGCAAAAATCAATAAGGATTTAGCCCATTTAAAAGAATCCAATGAAGATCTAGAGATATTTAAAAAATTAACAGAACAAGCAGAAATAGTCAGTAAAAGCGGTACTTGGATATGGTATGTTGATGAGAACAAGTATCGTTTTTCCGATAATTTATATAGACTATTTGGTGTAGAGCCTCAAAGTTTTGAGGCCAATTTGGAGAATTTCTTTGGAGTTGTCCATAAAGATGATAGAGAAGGCTTAGGTCAGGAAATCAATGCTATGATCAAACATGAAGATTTACCATTTACTACATACCGCGTTGTACAACCAGATGGAACAGTTAGACATTTAAAAGCGTATGCTAAACTAATAGAAAAGGGTTTTAGAGTCAAAAAATTACTTGGCGTAACTATAGACGTAACAGATGAATTTGAAAGTTTTAAAACTATTGAAGAACGTAATTTAGAATTAGAACGAAATAATAAAGAGCTGTCCGATTTTAATTATGTGGCCAGTCATGATTTGCAAGAACCGTTGCGAAAAATCCAGATCTTCATTTCGCGTTTAGAAATGGAGGATAAAGATAGACTTTCTGAAAAGGGCCAATTCTATATAGAAAAGATAAAATCTTCCTCGGCTAGGATGCGAATGCTAATAGAAGATTTATTGCAATTTTCCCGCACCTCCAACGTAGATAGCGATTTTAAGATTACAAACATGAATATGTTATTGGAGCACGCTAAGCAAGAGCTTTATGATAGTATTGAAAATAAAAACGCCGAAATTGTCAGTGATCATTTGCCTTCCATGGAAGTGATTTCGTTTCAAATGGAACAACTGTTTATCAATCTCATCAGCAATTCCATGAAATATTCAAAAGAGGACCTTGCGCCCAAAATAGAAATCAGATATCAAGAAGTAGAATCTAAAACGATTGCTGTATTAGAAAAATCGTTATATAAATATCATCATAAAATCTCGTTTATAGATAATGGTATAGGCTTTGAACCAAACTATAGCGAAAGTATTTTTGAGCTTTTTAATAGATTGCACGGTAAAACCGAATATTCAGGTACGGGAATAGGCTTGGCAATTTGCAAAAAAATTGTTGACAACCATAAAGGTGTAATTTTGGCTGAAGGACAACCAAATGTTGGGGCAACTTTTACAATTTACCTTCCTTTTTTAAAATAATCTTCGCCAATTGAACTTGAAATGATATAACGGAAAAAAGTTATTGTATAACGATTTTCGTTGGTATTTGTTAAAATTTGTTAATAGATATTTGGTCATTTCTGCGTTAGCAAAAACCCTGATGTATGGCTTAATATGTGGTTCTAACTATTTTTAATTATGCCTTCTGATGAAATATTTTCTTTACATAATTCTAGTACTGCTCATAATTTTTTGGGCGCTCGGTTATTTTGTTTTTTATGCTTCTTCAACAGTCCATATTTTGTTATTAGGTGCCATTGTTATTCTCATTGCCATAAATAGGAAAAAGTAAAAATGTAATTAGGACGGCTATTCTTCAGGCGTTTCTATAAGTGCTTTTCGAGGCGTCAGGCCTGTAAACACTTCCTTCTAACATAGACTAAACTCTAAGTTAATCTTTAATAATTAAGATCACGTTATGCTTTATTAAGCTTTGTTTAACATAAAAATGTAATGATACAACAAAACAAAATAATTGTATAACAGATTTGGTGTGTTCAGGTTGTTACTTTGTTGAAAGAGAATTGAACTAAAAAATTGATAACCATGAAATCACTATCAAAGCACATACAGAAACAATTCGCAAAGGTTGGAAGAATATTTCCAAAACCTATTTTAACAAGAGCTTTAAATTCTACTACTCATAGTAGAATCAATTTAAAAAGCAAATAGTAGACTACAAATAAAGTCTAAACTAGTTAACCATTGTCTAACCAAAAAAAACACTCATGAAAACTATAGAAATAAAAGCAAACAATCTTCAATCTATGTTCCATACATTGAAAAATGAAATTGGAGGTACGTTTACGACGCAACTTAATGAAGGAGAGTTGCAAATCGATAATCTTCTGGGTAAAGGCTTTATTAGAGGAATAGAATTAGAAAGAGATACCGTTTTCTTAGAATTTGATATAAAGTTTAAAGAAGATATTAAATTTTCCTTAGCAAGTCCTAAGCAAGCAGTGGTTAATTTTCTGTATTGCGCAGAAGGCAAGTTGTCGCATTCTTTTTCAAATTCGGGCAAAATTAAAACGGTAGGTACATTTCAAACAGGTATTTCTGCTAACTTAGTTTCAGAGGAACAGCATGTTTATTTTCATAAGGATATTTATGTGAATTCGGCCCTTATTTCTTTGAATACGTCTCATGGGAGTTCGGCCGAACACTATATCAATAAGATGGTTTCAGAAATTTTTATTGAAAACAATAAAACTGATTACTGCTATGTAGGTTCGTACAACCTTAAAATTGCAGATAGTATCAATCAACTCAAAGCCGTAAAACAAAAAGGCGTGGTCAGAACTTTATTAATTCAAGGTTTGGTAAACGTGATATTGGCGTTAGAGATAGAACAACATTCAGTTGATATAGCAAGTTCTAAGAATTCTAAGGGATCACTGACCGCTTTTGAATTGAAACAGGTAAAGGAGTTGTCTGATTTTGTTAATAATTTTCCTGAAACAAATCTGAACG encodes:
- a CDS encoding CHASE3 domain-containing protein — protein: MSLAPSKLLKIVFGAGLFVILCIGGFTYKHIKSLSETSENVNETFTLRIELENIISNLKDAEIGHRGFLLTHDSLFLKPYQESLQKINSNLIKLDTLIITKKEQRENLDNLKIDISKRFAVFNKSLNIADDKAILSQELLLLLHEGKIRMDRIREDISVMLDFENKLLIENQRKNQKAIGITPLFFYGILIITLVILLMAYAKINKDLAHLKESNEDLEIFKKLTEQAEIVSKSGTWIWYVDENKYRFSDNLYRLFGVEPQSFEANLENFFGVVHKDDREGLGQEINAMIKHEDLPFTTYRVVQPDGTVRHLKAYAKLIEKGFRVKKLLGVTIDVTDEFESFKTIEERNLELERNNKELSDFNYVASHDLQEPLRKIQIFISRLEMEDKDRLSEKGQFYIEKIKSSSARMRMLIEDLLQFSRTSNVDSDFKITNMNMLLEHAKQELYDSIENKNAEIVSDHLPSMEVISFQMEQLFINLISNSMKYSKEDLAPKIEIRYQEVESKTIAVLEKSLYKYHHKISFIDNGIGFEPNYSESIFELFNRLHGKTEYSGTGIGLAICKKIVDNHKGVILAEGQPNVGATFTIYLPFLK
- a CDS encoding DUF5670 family protein, with translation MKYFLYIILVLLIIFWALGYFVFYASSTVHILLLGAIVILIAINRKK
- a CDS encoding helix-turn-helix domain-containing protein, which translates into the protein MKTIEIKANNLQSMFHTLKNEIGGTFTTQLNEGELQIDNLLGKGFIRGIELERDTVFLEFDIKFKEDIKFSLASPKQAVVNFLYCAEGKLSHSFSNSGKIKTVGTFQTGISANLVSEEQHVYFHKDIYVNSALISLNTSHGSSAEHYINKMVSEIFIENNKTDYCYVGSYNLKIADSINQLKAVKQKGVVRTLLIQGLVNVILALEIEQHSVDIASSKNSKGSLTAFELKQVKELSDFVNNFPETNLNVTELAAKVSINPAKVQEGFKLMHGKTLNTYIRFVRVTKSEELIKNTDLNISEIVYSLGFSSRSYFSKIFKDQYKCSPIEYKQNIKLAATA